The Thermoanaerobaculia bacterium sequence TCCCTTTGCGGCGCGGCGAGCGGAATCCCGAGCCGGAACGGGTCCCGCGGGTCGAAGCGGAGGGTGGATTCGCCGGTGACGAACGCCGTGCCGCGAACGTGCGGAACGAGGTCGCTCCCGCGCTCCGAGAGCCATCCTTCGAAGAGGCTCCCGATGATGCTCTCCTGCCGCCAGACCTGGCCGAGCGCGAGCTCCCCGCGGGCGTGGAGCATCGCCATCGTCGCCGAGGTGCCCGTTCCGCAGGGGGACCGGTCGTAGGCCGCCCCGGGGCAGAGCACGAAGTTCTTCCGGTCGGCGTCCGCGCGGTCGCTCGAGCCGAGGAGGATGACGTGGTCGACCTCCGCGCCTCCCGCGCCGGTCACTCCCTCGCGCCGAAGGGTCTCGCCGATCGCTCGCGTGACGCGCGTGAGCTCCCCGATGTTCGACGGGGCGAGCGCTCCGCCGAACGGGGTGATGAAGAACCAGTTCCCGCCGTAGGCGACGTCGCCGACGACGGGTCCGACGCCGGGCACTTCGACGGCGACGTCGCTCGCGTGGCGGAACGCGGGGACGTTCTCGATCGCGACGGAGCCGTCCGCGGCGAGCTCCGCCCGAACGGTCCCCGCCGGCGTGTCGAGCGCGACCGGGCCCGGCCGGAGCCGGCCGAGGTATTCGAGCGTCCGGACGACGCCGATCGTCCCGTGTCCGCACATTCCGAGGTAGGCGGCGTTGTCGAAGAACACCACGCCCGCGAGCGACCCGGGATCGACCGGCGGCGTCAGCAGCGCGCCGACGACCGCTTCGTGCCCCCGAGGCTCGCAGAGAACCGCCCGCCGCAGGGGGTCGAAGCGCTCC is a genomic window containing:
- a CDS encoding proline racemase family protein, which encodes MTIPETIRVVDSHTEGEPTRVVVEGWPPPSGATMEERRRDMKERFDPLRRAVLCEPRGHEAVVGALLTPPVDPGSLAGVVFFDNAAYLGMCGHGTIGVVRTLEYLGRLRPGPVALDTPAGTVRAELAADGSVAIENVPAFRHASDVAVEVPGVGPVVGDVAYGGNWFFITPFGGALAPSNIGELTRVTRAIGETLRREGVTGAGGAEVDHVILLGSSDRADADRKNFVLCPGAAYDRSPCGTGTSATMAMLHARGELALGQVWRQESIIGSLFEGWLSERGSDLVPHVRGTAFVTGESTLRFDPRDPFRLGIPLAAPQRERGEKSGIRISNFETNSKH